Proteins from a single region of Pyrus communis chromosome 6, drPyrComm1.1, whole genome shotgun sequence:
- the LOC137736199 gene encoding pectinesterase inhibitor 10-like, which translates to MDPRCYTQTPLIILFFFIFGFNSAQAVCKPRDLKLRYLTILSPSPSSPNSQASVPPSKPHPGQVFPSSRPAGPPPTRSPTPAPTPSPNPPSQPPQASPPAGNSISPSSSSSFLRRSSDSPRGNLFAQPFVLNTASSSTPPNPAIQELCKNTDYPDLCILSLTPFQPPKVDPVSALGMTIKACTAHAQMSLAAASKLVTMPNTARGTIAALSDCKDLYSDALDGLQSAIDAIQSHDIGTINSMLSGVVTDAVTCGDGFEGEQSPLGDYDDKLRKMASNCLAIASLIK; encoded by the coding sequence ATGGATCCAAGGTGCTATACTCAAACGCCTCTCATCatcttattcttcttcattttcggCTTTAACTCCGCGCAAGCTGTATGCAAGCCCCGGGATTTGAAACTGAGGTACCTAACTATTCTCTCTCCATCACCAAGTTCTCCTAACTCGCAGGCTTCCGTGCCTCCTAGTAAGCCACATCCGGGTCAAGTCTTCCCTTCGTCGCGGCCAGCAGGCCCTCCACCAACCCGTAGTCCTACTCCGGCCCCAACTCCCTCCCCAAACCCTCCTTCACAGCCTCCACAAGCATCACCCCCTGCTGGCAATTCAATTTCTCCatcttcctcctcatccttTCTTCGCCGTTCTTCTGACAGCCCACGCGGAAACCTCTTTGCGCAGCCTTTTGTTCTTAACACGGCCTCATCATCAACCCCACCTAACCCGGCGATCCAAGAACTATGCAAAAACACCGACTACCCTGATCTTTGCATCTTATCCCTGACCCCTTTCCAACCACCCAAGGTTGACCCCGTATCCGCTCTTGGGATGACAATCAAGGCTTGCACCGCACACGCCCAGATGTCTCTAGCCGCAGCCTCAAAACTTGTGACGATGCCTAACACTGCACGTGGAACGATTGCTGCGCTCAGTGATTGCAAGGACTTGTACTCTGATGCCTTGGACGGCCTTCAGAGCGCCATTGATGCAATCCAGAGCCACGACATTGGCACGATTAATAGCATGCTTAGCGGGGTGGTGACCGATGCTGTGACGTGTGGGGATGGGTTTGAAGGAGAGCAATCTCCGCTGGGTGATTACGATGACAAACTTCGTAAAATGGCCAGCAATTGCCTTGCCATTGCTTCCTTGATCAAGTGA
- the LOC137738392 gene encoding universal stress protein PHOS32-like produces MEDRRVGVAMDFSPGSRAALKWAVENVARKGDHLILVVVRPEEYYEQGEMQLWGVTGSPLIPVKEFSDPNVMKKYGVNPDAETIDIANGATQKEVTVVMKIYWGDAREKILDAIDKTPLSFLVIGSRGLGKIQRVIMGSVSIHIVNNASCPVTVVKSHYESHDN; encoded by the exons atggaagacAGGAGAGTAGGAGTGGCAATGGATTTCTCGCCGGGCAGCAGGGCAGCCCTGAAATGGGCTGTCGAGAACGTTGCCCGGAAAGGCGATCACCTTATCCTGGTGGTGGTCCGGCCTGAAGAGTACTACGAGCAGGGCGAGATGCAGCTCTGGGGCGTCACCGGTTCAC CTTTGATTCCTGTGAAGGAGTTTTCTGATCCCAACGTTATGAAGAAGTATGGAGTGAACCCTGACGCTGAAACCATCGACATCGCCAACGGTGCGACGCAGAAAGAG GTTACCGTGGTGATGAAGATCTACTGGGGCGATGCCCGTGAGAAGATTCTTGACGCTATTGACAAGACCCCCTTGAGCTTCCTTGTTATTGGAAGCAGAGGCCTTGGCAAGATTCAGAG GGTTATAATGGGCAGTGTCAGCATCCATATCGTAAATAATGCTTCGTGCCCAGTTACTGTCGTCAAGAGTCACTATGAGTCTCATGACAACTAA